AATCTTGCGGCCTTGGATGATCCGATCGAACAGGCAAAATATGCGTATCCAGCATCGCAAAGCGCAGCCTCTTCGGTCGCTGAGCTGCCGTTTGGTCTTGGTCCTTTGCAGGCTGCGGATTAAAACAAAAACAGGGGCAATGCCCCTGTTTTTGTTTTGATGAACCACAACTGCTTTACTCTGGCCGCACGCAGTCGACGAAGTAACGCGTCTGGCCGTCCACCTTGTCCGCGACGAGGCCGTGGATATAGGTTTCGAAGCCTGGGAAGCGCGCATTGAATTCACGAACGAAGCGCACGTAGTCGACGATGGTCTTGTTGAACACCTCACCCGGAACCAGCAACGGAATACCTGGCGGGTAGGGCGTGAACATCACGGCGGTGATGCGGCCTTCCAGTTCGTCGATCGGCACCCGTTCAATCTCACGGTGCGCCATCTTGGCAAAGGCCTTGGCAGGCTTCATTGCGGGCGTCAGGTCCGACAGATACATCTCGGTAGTCAGCCGCGCCACGTCGCGTGCCTTGTAGATATCGTGGATTTGCTGGCACAGATCCTTCAAGCCGATACGCTCATACTGCGGGTACTGCTGGATGAATTCCGGCAGGCAGCGCCACAGCGGCTGGTTCTTGTCGTAATCGTCCTTGAACTGCTGCAACGCGGTGAGCAGGGTGTTCCAGCGGCCCTTGGTGATGCCGATGGTGAACATGATGAAGAACGAGTAGAGACCAGTCTTCTCGATCACCACGCCGTGCTCGGACAAATACTTGCTGACGATGGCGGCCGGAATGCCAGTAGCATCGAACTCGCCGCGTACATTCAGGCCCGGTGTGAGGATGGTCGCCTTGATCGGATCGAGCATGTTGAAGCCTTCGGCGATGTCGCCGAAGCCGTGCCAATCCTCGCCCGCCTTGAGCATCCAGGCGTCGCGGTGATCCAGACCCTCGTCGGTCAGATCGTCCGGGCCCCACACGCGGAACCACCAGTCGGCACCGTATTCCTCATCCACCTTGCGCATGGCGCGGCGAAATTCCAGTGCTTCGGCGAGCGACTCCTCGACCAGCGCAGTACCGCCCGGTGCCTCCATCATGGCCGCCGCCACATCGCACGAGGCGATGATGGCGTACTGCGGGCTGGTGGAGGTGTGCATCAGATACGCTTCGTTGAACACGTCGCGATCGAGCTTGTTGTCCTCGGCATCCTGCACCAGGATCTGCGAGGCTTGGCTCAAGCCGGCCAGCAGCTTGTGCGTGGATTGGGTGGAGAACACCATCGAATCCTTGCAGCGCGGACGGCCTTCACCAATGGCGTGGTAGTCGCCATAGAAGTCGTGGAAGGCGGCGTGCGGCAACCAAGCCTCGTCGAAGTGCAGCGTTTCGATCTCGCCGTCGAGCAGACCCTTGATCTCCTCGACGTTGTACATCACACCGTCATAGGTCGACTGGGTGATGGTCAGTACGCGCGGCTTCACCTCGGGGTTGGCTTCCAGCTTCTCGCGGCAGAACGGGTTGGCCAGCATCTTCTTGCGAATACTCTCCGGCTCGAACTCGCTGCGCGGAATCGGGCCGATGATGCCGTAGTGATTGCGCGTCGGCGTCAGGAAGATGGGCACGGCGCCCGTCATCATGATCGCGTGCAGAATGGACTTGTGGCAGTTGCGGTCGACCACCACGATGTCGCCCGGCGCTACGGTCGAGTTCCACACGATCTTGTTCGACGTGGAGGTGCCGTTGGTGACGAAGAACAGGTGATCGCAATTGAAGATGCGTGCTGCGTTGCGCTCGGAAGCGGCCACCGGGCCGGTATGGTCAAGCAGCTGGCCGAGTTCGTCGACCGCATTGCATACGTCGGCGCGCAGCATGTTCTCGCCGAAGAACTGGTGGAACATCTGGCCGACTGGCGTCTTCAGGAAAGCCACCCCGCCCGAGTGCCCCGGGCAGTGCCACGAGTACGAGCCATCCTGGGCGTAGTGGGTCAGTGCGCGGAAAAACGGTGGCGCCAATGTATCGAGATAACTCTTGGCCTCGCGGATGATGTGGCGTGCCACAAACTCCGGTGTGTCCTCGTGCATGTGGATGAAGCCGTGCAGTTCGCGCAGTACATCGTTCGGAATATGGCGCGCGGTACGTGTCTCGCCATACAGGTAGATCGGGATGTCCGGGTTGCGGCGGCGGATCTCTGCGACGAAGGTGCGTAGGCTGTTCAGCGCCGCCTGCGTCTCCTCCGGGGTGCCGCCACCGAACTCCTCGTCATCGATCGACAGGATGAAGCCCGCTGCGCGGCTTTGCTGCTGGGCAAACGAGGTCAGATCGCCGTAGCTGGTATAGCCGATGACATCCATGCCCTCGGCCTCCATCGCGGCGGCAAGCTCGCGGATGCCGGAGCCGCTGGTGTTCTCGGAGCGGAAGTCTTCGTCGATGATGACGACGGGGAAGTAAAAACGCATGCCAGTGTCCTTTGGAAGCAATGCACGAGCTGCGCTTAGGGCACGACCAGAGCCAGGAGGTTCAAAGTGGCCGGCTTGAGGCGCTGGAAAGAGGGCGCTTTGCGCCGCGGTCCGGACAAGGTTGAACAACCTCGCCTCCAGCCGGCCTCTAACGTCCCGAGAAGGGGCGTATGTTAAAGCAGAAAGATGAATCCCGATACCGAGTTTATTGGTATGACAATACGGCTACTTCACCGGGTTTAGCACCCTCATGGCTAAGCAACATTAGCCGTTCTTCTTTCTCGGGGGCTCACTAAACATTGCGTGCCATTTAGCTTATTGTTTGCTCCAAAGTGAGGCGACTGCCGGTGGTTCCCAGCCTACTTGAGCAGTATGTGCCTGCAGGCATTTGTAGGTGTAACCACCATAGGTCACCAAATCGCCGGCCTTGTAGACAACGCCAGCTTTCCAAGCGGCTACACCAGCTGGAGTTGGTGTTGTAACTGGTGCTGGCGTGGGAGTCGCTTTCGGCGTCGGCGTAACTGTCGGGATTGGAGTTGCTGTTGGCACTGGCGTCGGAACGGGGGTTGTCGTATTCGAGACGCAGGCTCCCTTGTCTTCCCAGACACTGGTAACTCCCGGCGTTTCTCCTTGACTCCACCACTTGGCGCGATAATTGTGGCCGCCGTAGGAAACGACGCTGTCCGTAGTGTATGCCGGCGAACTGCTCCAATTGGGTGCGCATGGCGTATTGCTGGGAGTGGGGGCAATAGTGGGAATCGGCGTGGGCTGTGGAGTGGGGGCGGGCGTTGGCACCGGCGTCGATGCTACCGGTGTTGGGGCGGTTGGCGTGGTATAGGCACTCGGAGCTGGGGTGACGCCCGGCGCTGGTGTAGGAGCGGGAGAGCTGACTGCAGGAGTGGTTACTGTCTCCTTGCTGTCGCGCACGCTGGTTTGCAGAATCACATACTGAGTGTTGCCATCGGCAGGTTGCCAGCTGACAGTCACTTGCAGATTGCTATATGGCTTCGGGCCAACAGCGGCCGAAACAGGTGCTGACAGCGCGACTGTGAAAACAGCTGTTCTGCCAGTCTCAGTGCGGCTGGCTGCCGCGAGGCTGCCATCAGCCAGTTTGGTTTGCCTTGCTTTTTCCAGTTCGGCCTGCGCCAGCATCAATGCTTCGTTTCTTTCTGCGGACGAAGCGGTGTTGCGCATCACTGAGCCTTGATAACGTACCAACGCAATGGCAGCAACGCTAAGGATGGAGGCGGCGGCTAGCACCTCGACCAAGCTGAAGCCCTGGGTTTTCCTGCTCATTTGGCTTCTCCTCCTCACCACGCATTCATTTAATGCATAATCATGTACTTATATTTATATTTGCTAACTTATTTATGGAAATAAAAGCCGGTTTCGCAACCGGCCTTGTGCTATGGCGTCGGTGTGATTCCAGGGCCGACGACGGAGTTTACTGCATTGCGCATGCTGCTTTGCAGTACGACATGCTGTGTCGAACCCTCAGTATCGTCCCAGCTGACCGTGACACGGACGCTGGAAAACGGAGTAGGCGCCACGACAATGGCTTCCGGCGCACTGCGCGCCACAGTAAACACCCCTGTTTTTCCGGTGATCGGGCTGTGCGTTTGTGCGGTGAGGGTCGTTCCGGCCAGGGCCAGCGCTCTTACCGTTTCCATTTCAGCGAGCGCATATTGTGCCGCTTCGTTGCGCTCGGCTGCCATAACCGTGCTGCGGGTCATGGTGCCCTGATAGCGGGCCAGCGCGATGGCGGCGATGCAGATAATGACGGTGGCGATCAAAACTTCGATCAAACTAAAGCCCAGTTCACGTCGCATGATCAAAAATCAACCCAGGATTTGGAGTCGGAATTTATTTTTTTCTTCAACGAATCTGGGGGGCCTACTTTTTCATAAGTAATTTTTTGAGTGCCGCTAAAAGCATGGGTTGGCGCTTTAAATGGATCGTTGCTATCCATTTTTCCATTGGCGGATCCAGAAATTATTTGTCCCAAAGGTGCAACATCCCAGCTGTCTTCAATAGCAATTGAGCCAGTAATATCGAAGCTTCCAGTGCCATAAACATTATTCGTATAGACAAAACTAGAGCCGGTGGTTTGTAGCTGTCCGCGAATGGCTCCATTGATGACAATTACCATATCTGTTCCGCTAATGGCGCAACTGCTGGATAGATCTCCTTCTATCCAAACGACTTTATTGCTGTAGCTAGTGGCAGGAGGGCATCCCGTAAATACATTGCTGCCAGCAACTTGTTTGATTTGCTGTTTGGTCTGTCCATTGAAGAGAGAGGAAAATAAATTGGTGGAAAGTGCCGTGTTTTTTTCTGGTGGGCAGGCTCCAGTCTTGCATTGATAATTCTGAGACCCGCCGTAGGCATAGCTGTCGCCATATAACACTGAGCATGAAGGCAACGGCCTGCCTGCATTTGCTGTAATATGGGCGGCACCCCAAGCGTCTGCATAATTTCCTACTGTTATTGCAGTGTCCCCAATTGCGAAGCCTCCAGTAACTTTGAGTTGTCGACGTACTTTTGCTCGTGCGACATCGCCTGAGCAAATGTTGTTGCCGGTTTCAGTGTTGCCCGCGCAGCCCTCGCTGATTACAGATAATACCCCACCGTCAAATCGGGCCTGAACTCGATAGCCTAAACCGGGATTCACTCCAGAAATGGCTGTACCAACTAGTGAATAAAGTCCAGTATAATATTTGTCAGAGTCAAAGACTTGATCATTGGTCGCCGCATAACTGTTTTTGAACGCAAAGCTGCTACTCGCCGAGCCGGGGGCGCAAGAACTGCTACTTCCACCACTGCTGGATTGAATAAGTGTCGTTGCCGGAGTGGTGCTTGTTTCAATTTGTTGCAAATCGGCTTCCAGTTGAGCAATGAAAGCATTCATTCCGGCTTCTGCAGCCCCCAGTGCCATATTGTACTGGTATTGGTTGACGGAGGATTTCTGGAATAGATAGGCACTGCGATTGGCGTACATGGTCGCAATTGTTGCGATTGCTACGAGAATGAGGGTGACAAATAGCGCCGCAGCGCCATTTTGCCGCGCCGCGCGATTGACTGAATGGATTTGGGGCGTCATATCTTTTCTCAATCACATTTGGTGATCGTGGTGCCAGTGGCGGTCGCTGTAGCAGGGCAGGCCGGTAAATTGCGTAGCTGTACGGTCTCAGATAGCGTACGAGTATTGCCATTCGGGTCCGCTGCGGTGATATCAATTTTGACGGATTGCACCATGATCGGGCCTGTCGGGTTACCGCTGGCATCCACTGCTCGGATTGCGCTCGGGGTGAATTTGAGATTGGTAATGCTGAGGTTGTCGGTCAGGTTGAGCACTTCCCAGCCGGTGGGGCTACTGCAATCCTGTACATTGATGCTCGCAGCGCCGGTCAAGAGCAGTACTTGTTTGTTCGTGCTGTTGTAGCTGAATCCGGTAACCTCATTCGCACTGACGGTGCCCGCGCCTGTGACGGGAGCAGGGGTGTTGATATTGGCGGGAACATTGCGGTCGTAGCGAAATACGACGCATTGATATTCGCCGCTGCTGGCCGCTGAGGAAAACCAAATTTGTCGGAAATACTCGCTATCTGTTGCCGTGTTGTCCTCGCCATCTGCATTAAAACCCGCTCGGCGAAGCTCCCGGCCCATGATGGTCATAATGTCTTGCAAATTACCGTGAAATCCCACAGCTCTGACGCTGTCTCGTGCGCCCTTGAATGCGTTGATTCCCAAGGATGCTGCAGCGATGATCAATAACATTCCGATCACGATTGCGATCATGATTTCGATCAATGATAAACCTGCCTGCCGTTGCGATGGCCGAATTAGCATGCTGGGAACCCTCCTAGCGATGGTTTGCCGCTAGGGATGCAAATCCGGCTGATGCCGGTGGCGGTAAGCTGTACGGCCAACTGATACGGACTTTTGCTGAACGTGGCGCTTTGTGTTCCGGTTGCTCCTCCGGCAAAGGTGGGAAGCATGCGAACGGCTCCGAATGTAGCGCCCGATAGCGCGGCTGGCACATCCGCGGCGATGCCAGGGTGCTCGTTCACAGTCATTGAGCGCAGATCGCAGGTGCCTCCTGCGGTGCAAGTGGCCGTGCTGCTGGCACGTATGGACCAGCTTGTTCCCGTCGTGATAAGCAGATAGATATCGCTGTTCCGTTTGATGGCTTCGCTTTTTGCGTAGACCAACAAATTTTTGAACTCGATTGCGGCAGACTCAACTTTTTTGCGATTCATTAAGTCGGAAAAGGCGGGCAGAGCAACTGCGGCCAAGACACCGAGAATTGCTACAACAACGAGACCTTCAATCAGGGTGAAACCGGATTGACGTCGTTTCCACGGGAGCGCCATCATTTGCTCCAGCAACTACTTGGTGCTGTTGTCGTATTGCCGTTG
This region of Chitinolyticbacter meiyuanensis genomic DNA includes:
- a CDS encoding arginine/lysine/ornithine decarboxylase — encoded protein: MRFYFPVVIIDEDFRSENTSGSGIRELAAAMEAEGMDVIGYTSYGDLTSFAQQQSRAAGFILSIDDEEFGGGTPEETQAALNSLRTFVAEIRRRNPDIPIYLYGETRTARHIPNDVLRELHGFIHMHEDTPEFVARHIIREAKSYLDTLAPPFFRALTHYAQDGSYSWHCPGHSGGVAFLKTPVGQMFHQFFGENMLRADVCNAVDELGQLLDHTGPVAASERNAARIFNCDHLFFVTNGTSTSNKIVWNSTVAPGDIVVVDRNCHKSILHAIMMTGAVPIFLTPTRNHYGIIGPIPRSEFEPESIRKKMLANPFCREKLEANPEVKPRVLTITQSTYDGVMYNVEEIKGLLDGEIETLHFDEAWLPHAAFHDFYGDYHAIGEGRPRCKDSMVFSTQSTHKLLAGLSQASQILVQDAEDNKLDRDVFNEAYLMHTSTSPQYAIIASCDVAAAMMEAPGGTALVEESLAEALEFRRAMRKVDEEYGADWWFRVWGPDDLTDEGLDHRDAWMLKAGEDWHGFGDIAEGFNMLDPIKATILTPGLNVRGEFDATGIPAAIVSKYLSEHGVVIEKTGLYSFFIMFTIGITKGRWNTLLTALQQFKDDYDKNQPLWRCLPEFIQQYPQYERIGLKDLCQQIHDIYKARDVARLTTEMYLSDLTPAMKPAKAFAKMAHREIERVPIDELEGRITAVMFTPYPPGIPLLVPGEVFNKTIVDYVRFVREFNARFPGFETYIHGLVADKVDGQTRYFVDCVRPE
- a CDS encoding carbohydrate-binding protein, encoding MSRKTQGFSLVEVLAAASILSVAAIALVRYQGSVMRNTASSAERNEALMLAQAELEKARQTKLADGSLAAASRTETGRTAVFTVALSAPVSAAVGPKPYSNLQVTVSWQPADGNTQYVILQTSVRDSKETVTTPAVSSPAPTPAPGVTPAPSAYTTPTAPTPVASTPVPTPAPTPQPTPIPTIAPTPSNTPCAPNWSSSPAYTTDSVVSYGGHNYRAKWWSQGETPGVTSVWEDKGACVSNTTTPVPTPVPTATPIPTVTPTPKATPTPAPVTTPTPAGVAAWKAGVVYKAGDLVTYGGYTYKCLQAHTAQVGWEPPAVASLWSKQ
- a CDS encoding type IV pilus modification PilV family protein, translating into MRRELGFSLIEVLIATVIICIAAIALARYQGTMTRSTVMAAERNEAAQYALAEMETVRALALAGTTLTAQTHSPITGKTGVFTVARSAPEAIVVAPTPFSSVRVTVSWDDTEGSTQHVVLQSSMRNAVNSVVGPGITPTP
- a CDS encoding pilus assembly PilX family protein, with translation MTPQIHSVNRAARQNGAAALFVTLILVAIATIATMYANRSAYLFQKSSVNQYQYNMALGAAEAGMNAFIAQLEADLQQIETSTTPATTLIQSSSGGSSSSCAPGSASSSFAFKNSYAATNDQVFDSDKYYTGLYSLVGTAISGVNPGLGYRVQARFDGGVLSVISEGCAGNTETGNNICSGDVARAKVRRQLKVTGGFAIGDTAITVGNYADAWGAAHITANAGRPLPSCSVLYGDSYAYGGSQNYQCKTGACPPEKNTALSTNLFSSLFNGQTKQQIKQVAGSNVFTGCPPATSYSNKVVWIEGDLSSSCAISGTDMVIVINGAIRGQLQTTGSSFVYTNNVYGTGSFDITGSIAIEDSWDVAPLGQIISGSANGKMDSNDPFKAPTHAFSGTQKITYEKVGPPDSLKKKINSDSKSWVDF
- a CDS encoding PilW family protein, with the translated sequence MLIRPSQRQAGLSLIEIMIAIVIGMLLIIAAASLGINAFKGARDSVRAVGFHGNLQDIMTIMGRELRRAGFNADGEDNTATDSEYFRQIWFSSAASSGEYQCVVFRYDRNVPANINTPAPVTGAGTVSANEVTGFSYNSTNKQVLLLTGAASINVQDCSSPTGWEVLNLTDNLSITNLKFTPSAIRAVDASGNPTGPIMVQSVKIDITAADPNGNTRTLSETVQLRNLPACPATATATGTTITKCD
- a CDS encoding GspH/FimT family pseudopilin — protein: MMALPWKRRQSGFTLIEGLVVVAILGVLAAVALPAFSDLMNRKKVESAAIEFKNLLVYAKSEAIKRNSDIYLLITTGTSWSIRASSTATCTAGGTCDLRSMTVNEHPGIAADVPAALSGATFGAVRMLPTFAGGATGTQSATFSKSPYQLAVQLTATGISRICIPSGKPSLGGFPAC